A window from Thermomonas aquatica encodes these proteins:
- a CDS encoding alpha-amylase family glycosyl hydrolase translates to MASDAVYFVLTDRFVNGDTSNDQREQGKAKGDAFYTFDRPVPGAPAGKHDNIGYLGGDFKGIADHAQYIRDMGFGAVWITPIVDQPDEAFTGGEPAKWGGFWTDGGKTGYHGYWGVNFYRLDEHLPSPGLDFRALTKTLRAHGLKTVLDIVANHGSPAYTMPVDQPKFGEIYDGGGKLIADHMNLPPDKLDPNNPLNAFYNRKAGIAQLSDLNENDPRMLPYLLGAYQQWIDQGADAFRIDTIGWLPHTFWHAFTQKIREKHPGFFMFGEAFDYDANKIAEHTWAENANVSVLDFPLKQALASLFEKPAGDFATLAEPLHLTGGPYANPYELMTFYDNHDMPRMNAGDNGFIDANNWLFTARGIPVIYYGSEIGFERGAAEHAGNRNYFGVEGIAAAKTHPIHAALARIAKVRAASPALQRGLQVNLELKGDRAAFYRVYQHGGEHQLALVLLNKGDAPQDFAIDAMLQAGRWRSALDEGAIDVARGSSLKTRVPGHGVQVYLLDAAVSDPGLLAALDAAMAGARRPQ, encoded by the coding sequence ATGGCCAGCGACGCGGTGTACTTCGTGCTCACCGACCGCTTCGTCAATGGCGATACGTCCAACGACCAGCGCGAGCAGGGCAAGGCGAAGGGCGATGCGTTCTACACCTTCGATCGCCCGGTGCCCGGTGCGCCTGCCGGCAAGCACGACAACATCGGTTACCTGGGCGGCGACTTCAAGGGCATCGCCGACCACGCGCAGTACATCCGCGACATGGGCTTCGGCGCGGTGTGGATCACCCCCATCGTCGACCAGCCGGACGAAGCCTTCACCGGCGGCGAACCCGCCAAGTGGGGAGGCTTCTGGACCGATGGCGGCAAGACCGGCTACCACGGTTACTGGGGCGTCAACTTCTACCGGCTCGACGAACACCTGCCCTCGCCCGGCCTGGATTTCCGCGCACTGACCAAGACGCTGCGCGCGCATGGCTTGAAGACCGTGCTGGACATCGTGGCCAACCACGGTTCGCCCGCCTACACGATGCCCGTGGACCAGCCGAAGTTCGGCGAGATCTACGACGGCGGCGGCAAGCTGATCGCCGACCACATGAACCTGCCGCCGGACAAACTGGACCCGAACAACCCGCTGAACGCGTTCTACAACCGCAAGGCCGGCATCGCCCAGCTGTCCGACCTCAACGAAAACGACCCGCGCATGCTGCCCTACCTGCTGGGCGCGTACCAACAATGGATCGACCAGGGCGCCGATGCGTTCCGCATCGACACCATCGGCTGGCTGCCGCACACGTTCTGGCATGCGTTCACGCAGAAGATCCGCGAGAAGCATCCGGGCTTCTTCATGTTCGGCGAAGCCTTCGACTACGACGCGAACAAGATCGCCGAACACACCTGGGCGGAGAACGCCAACGTCAGCGTGCTCGATTTCCCGCTGAAGCAGGCGCTGGCTAGCCTGTTCGAGAAGCCCGCGGGCGACTTCGCCACGCTGGCGGAACCGCTGCACCTGACCGGTGGCCCGTACGCGAACCCGTACGAGCTGATGACCTTCTACGACAACCACGACATGCCGCGCATGAATGCCGGCGACAACGGCTTCATCGACGCCAACAACTGGCTGTTCACCGCGCGCGGCATCCCGGTGATCTACTACGGCTCGGAAATCGGCTTCGAACGCGGCGCCGCGGAGCACGCGGGCAACCGCAACTACTTCGGCGTCGAAGGCATCGCCGCGGCGAAGACGCATCCCATCCATGCGGCGCTCGCGCGCATCGCGAAGGTGCGCGCGGCCTCGCCAGCGTTGCAGCGCGGCCTGCAGGTCAACCTGGAACTGAAGGGCGACCGCGCGGCGTTCTACCGGGTCTACCAGCATGGCGGCGAGCACCAGCTCGCATTGGTGCTGCTGAACAAGGGCGATGCGCCGCAGGACTTCGCCATCGACGCCATGCTGCAGGCGGGCCGCTGGCGGTCGGCACTGGACGAGGGGGCGATCGACGTCGCCCGCGGCAGCTCGCTCAAAACCCGCGTGCCGGGGCATGGGGTACAGGTGTACCTGCTCGATGCCGCAGTCAGCGATCCTGGGTTGCTGGCGGCGCTGGACGCCGCGATGGCCGGCGCACGCCGACCGCAATAA
- a CDS encoding LacI family DNA-binding transcriptional regulator — protein MQSPTRAKKKTKATSMDIAHRAGVSQATVSRVLRGSPLVNAETRRRVEEAVKELNYKVDRHASSLRTQRSGTLALLLFEDPTPDDSHINPFFLSMLGSITRACARHGHDLLVSFQQLSDDWHADYEDSMKADGLILLGYGDYLAYESKLAHLVAQGTHFVRWGPVLQGQPGISIGCDNAEGGALAGRHLVAQGRKKVAFLGDASTHFPEFFARYCGCDAALREVGLRMNPALQVDADSTEQAGYEAAQVLIARGLPFDAIFAASDLIALGAMHALKEAGLRIPEDVAVVGFDGTPMARFSNPPLSTVVQDTSKAGELLVDTLLQLVRDQPAQSITMAPTLQVRASSGG, from the coding sequence ATGCAATCGCCCACCCGCGCGAAGAAGAAGACCAAGGCCACCTCGATGGACATCGCCCATCGCGCGGGCGTGTCCCAGGCCACCGTGTCGCGCGTGCTGCGCGGCAGCCCGCTGGTCAACGCGGAGACCCGCAGGCGGGTCGAGGAGGCGGTGAAGGAGCTCAACTACAAGGTCGACCGCCACGCCTCCAGCCTGCGCACCCAGCGCTCCGGCACGCTGGCGCTGCTGCTGTTCGAGGATCCCACCCCGGACGATTCGCACATCAACCCGTTCTTCCTGTCGATGCTGGGCTCGATCACCCGCGCCTGCGCGCGCCACGGGCACGACCTGCTGGTCTCGTTCCAGCAACTGTCGGACGACTGGCATGCGGATTACGAGGACAGCATGAAGGCCGATGGCCTGATCCTGCTCGGTTACGGCGACTACCTGGCCTACGAGAGCAAGCTCGCGCACCTGGTGGCGCAGGGCACGCATTTCGTGCGCTGGGGGCCGGTGCTGCAGGGCCAGCCGGGCATCTCCATCGGTTGCGACAATGCCGAAGGCGGGGCGCTGGCAGGCCGCCACCTGGTCGCCCAGGGGCGCAAGAAAGTGGCCTTCCTCGGCGATGCCTCCACCCATTTCCCCGAATTCTTCGCCCGCTACTGCGGCTGCGACGCCGCGTTGCGCGAAGTGGGCCTGCGCATGAATCCGGCCCTGCAGGTCGATGCCGACAGCACCGAGCAGGCCGGCTACGAGGCGGCGCAGGTGCTGATCGCGCGCGGCCTGCCGTTCGACGCGATCTTCGCCGCCAGCGACCTGATCGCGCTCGGCGCGATGCATGCGTTGAAGGAGGCCGGCTTGCGGATTCCGGAAGACGTGGCGGTGGTCGGCTTCGACGGCACGCCGATGGCGCGCTTCTCCAACCCGCCGCTGAGCACGGTGGTGCAGGACACTTCGAAGGCCGGCGAGTTGCTGGTGGACACCCTGCTGCAACTGGTGCGCGACCAGCCCGCGCAAAGCATCACCATGGCGCCGACCCTGCAGGTCCGCGCCTCCAGCGGCGGCTGA
- the pulA gene encoding pullulanase-type alpha-1,6-glucosidase, which translates to MRMAFALLLAVGGHARATAADCDGDGMRVLQPVAHAATDARAYWLDDALIRWPGQAGEARYRLLASNTAGLRISRGKPLASAMQTFALAPASDVPEAVAGRFAYIGAGATLAIPDAAKAALRGLLRGQLLLVREDRQGNVVDATYLQTPGALDALYAPAGDDSEALGAVPGAGATRFRLWAPTATGVSLCLYRDGASAAIEQLPLAYEARSGAWSGSVPRDLRGSYYSYLVDVFVPGAGIVRNRVTDPYSTSLTTDSTRSYLADLDDPALKPAGWDTAPRPPALASNTDMAIYELHVRDFSAGDASVPQAHRGKYLAFTDADSNGMRHLRALGEAGITDIHLLPVFDFATVPEAACATPSIPQAAADSEAQQAAVTAVAARDCFNWGYDPFHFNAPEGSYASDAADGAVRIREFRAMVQALHAAGLRVGMDVVYNHTSASGQSPRSVLDRIVPGYYQRLDANGRVETSTCCDNTATEHRMMARLMRDSVALWAKQYRIDSFRFDLMGHQPRAAMIEVQRTADAAAGRHVPLLGEGWNFGEIANGARFPQAAQGMLNGTGIASFSDRARDALRGGGCCDSGAELVANQGLLDGLAYAPNARARGKATRRELLHAADLARAGLAGTLRDYRMPLADGRVASLSALDYKGMEAGYASQPGEVVNYVENHDNPTLWDIDALKLPQATTSEERARVQLLGAAFVAFSQGIPYFHAGMDLLRSKSLDRNSFDSGDWFNRLDWTYSDNGFAAGLPPRPDNGKDWELLRPVLRNANAKPSPADIAWMRDAFRDLLRIRASTPLFRLRSADEVQRRLAFRNAGPAQNPLVIAGHLDGSGMAGAFAEVLYLLNVSPEPQTLVLPDDAGKAYVLHPLQAAGSAADARAKQARYRAADGHFSVPGRTAVVFVIERKE; encoded by the coding sequence ATGCGAATGGCCTTCGCATTGCTGCTGGCCGTTGGCGGTCACGCCCGCGCGACGGCCGCCGACTGCGATGGCGACGGCATGCGTGTCCTGCAGCCGGTCGCGCATGCCGCCACCGATGCGCGTGCGTACTGGCTTGACGATGCGCTGATCCGCTGGCCGGGACAGGCCGGCGAAGCGCGCTATCGGCTGCTGGCGTCGAACACGGCAGGCTTGCGCATCAGCCGCGGCAAACCGTTGGCAAGCGCCATGCAAACGTTCGCGTTGGCGCCGGCCAGCGACGTGCCGGAGGCCGTCGCCGGGCGCTTCGCCTACATCGGCGCTGGCGCCACCCTGGCGATCCCCGATGCCGCCAAGGCCGCGCTGCGCGGATTGCTGCGTGGACAGCTGCTGCTGGTGCGCGAGGACAGGCAGGGCAATGTGGTCGATGCCACCTACCTGCAAACGCCGGGCGCACTGGATGCCTTGTATGCGCCGGCGGGCGACGATAGCGAGGCGCTCGGTGCCGTGCCTGGCGCGGGCGCCACCCGGTTCCGCCTGTGGGCACCGACCGCGACCGGGGTCTCGCTCTGCCTCTACCGCGACGGCGCATCCGCCGCGATCGAACAGCTGCCGCTGGCCTACGAGGCGCGCAGCGGCGCGTGGTCCGGCAGCGTGCCCCGCGACCTGCGCGGCAGCTATTACAGCTACCTCGTCGACGTGTTCGTGCCGGGCGCCGGCATCGTCCGCAATCGCGTCACCGACCCGTACTCGACCAGCCTGACCACCGATTCCACGCGCAGCTATCTCGCCGATCTCGACGATCCCGCATTGAAGCCCGCCGGCTGGGATACGGCGCCGCGTCCGCCTGCGCTGGCTTCGAACACCGACATGGCGATCTACGAATTGCACGTGCGCGATTTCTCGGCGGGCGATGCCAGCGTGCCGCAGGCGCACCGCGGCAAGTACCTGGCATTCACCGATGCCGACAGCAATGGCATGCGCCACCTGCGTGCACTGGGCGAGGCCGGCATCACCGACATCCACCTGCTGCCGGTGTTCGATTTCGCCACGGTGCCGGAAGCCGCGTGCGCGACACCGTCGATCCCGCAGGCCGCCGCCGACAGCGAGGCGCAACAGGCCGCGGTGACGGCGGTGGCGGCACGGGACTGCTTCAACTGGGGCTACGACCCGTTCCACTTCAATGCCCCGGAAGGCAGCTACGCCAGCGACGCGGCCGACGGCGCGGTGCGCATCCGCGAATTCCGCGCGATGGTGCAGGCGCTGCACGCGGCCGGCCTGCGCGTGGGCATGGACGTGGTCTACAACCACACCAGCGCGTCCGGGCAATCGCCGCGCTCGGTGCTGGACCGGATCGTGCCCGGCTATTACCAGCGGCTGGATGCGAACGGCAGGGTCGAGACCTCGACCTGCTGCGACAACACCGCGACCGAACACAGGATGATGGCGCGGCTGATGCGCGATTCCGTCGCGCTGTGGGCGAAGCAGTACCGGATCGATTCGTTCCGCTTCGACCTGATGGGCCACCAGCCAAGGGCGGCGATGATCGAGGTGCAACGCACCGCGGATGCGGCGGCGGGCCGCCACGTGCCGCTGCTGGGCGAGGGCTGGAACTTCGGCGAGATCGCCAACGGCGCGCGTTTCCCGCAGGCCGCGCAGGGCATGTTGAACGGTACCGGCATCGCCAGCTTCAGCGACCGCGCGCGCGATGCGCTGCGCGGCGGCGGTTGCTGCGATTCCGGCGCCGAGCTGGTCGCCAACCAGGGCCTGCTCGACGGGCTGGCTTATGCGCCGAACGCGCGCGCGCGCGGCAAGGCCACCCGCCGCGAGCTCCTGCACGCCGCCGACCTTGCGCGCGCGGGACTTGCCGGCACCTTGCGCGACTACCGCATGCCGCTGGCGGACGGCCGCGTCGCGTCGCTGTCGGCGCTCGACTACAAGGGCATGGAGGCCGGTTACGCCAGCCAACCGGGCGAAGTCGTCAACTACGTCGAGAACCACGACAACCCGACCTTGTGGGATATCGATGCGCTGAAACTGCCGCAGGCCACCACCTCGGAAGAACGCGCGCGGGTGCAGCTGCTCGGCGCGGCCTTCGTCGCCTTCAGCCAGGGCATCCCCTATTTCCATGCCGGCATGGACCTGTTGCGCAGCAAGTCGCTGGACCGCAACAGCTTCGATTCCGGCGACTGGTTCAACCGCCTCGACTGGACTTACAGCGATAACGGTTTCGCCGCCGGCCTGCCGCCGCGGCCGGACAACGGCAAGGACTGGGAGCTGCTGCGGCCGGTGCTGCGCAATGCGAACGCCAAGCCGTCGCCGGCCGACATCGCCTGGATGCGCGATGCCTTCCGCGACCTGCTGCGCATCCGCGCAAGCACGCCCTTGTTCCGGCTGCGCAGCGCGGACGAGGTGCAGCGCAGGCTCGCCTTCCGCAACGCGGGGCCGGCGCAGAACCCGCTGGTGATCGCCGGGCACCTGGACGGAAGCGGAATGGCGGGCGCATTCGCGGAAGTGCTTTACCTGCTGAACGTGTCGCCGGAACCGCAAACCCTGGTGCTGCCGGACGATGCCGGCAAGGCTTATGTCCTGCATCCGCTGCAGGCTGCCGGTAGCGCGGCGGATGCGCGGGCGAAGCAGGCGCGTTACCGGGCGGCCGACGGGCATTTCAGCGTACCGGGCCGCACCGCGGTGGTGTTCGTGATCGAACGGAAGGAGTGA
- a CDS encoding alpha-glucosidase family protein — translation MSGQQWWRGAVIYQVYPRSFLDTDGDGVGDLPGIVDRLDYIASLGVDAIWISPFFKSPMADFGYDIADYRDVDPLFGTLEDFDRLLREAHARGLKVMVDQVPSHCSIEHPWFVESRQDRDNPKADWFVWADARPDGSPPNNWLSIFGGVAWTWDPRRRQYYLHNFLSSQPQLNFHSAEVRAAQLDNLRFWLERGMDGFRLDSINFPFHDAQLRDNPAKPMELRQGRGFSPDNPYAFQYHTYNNTRPENLAFLEDVRRLMDGYADVAALGEISSDDSLATMVEYVQPHRLHMGYSFELLTDDGSAAHIRGTVEALESKLQDGWPCWAISNHDVQRAVTRWGNGEAGDAHAKQLVALVCSLRGSVCLYQGEELGLPEADVPYEALQDPYGKAFWPNFKGRDGCRTPMPWSDRAQAGFSSAKPWLPVPAAHIARNVAAQSANPASVLNAARAFLHWRKSQPALVEGAIRFLDAPAQVLAFVREHDGQRLLVAFNLSPDPVAWTAPAGIELLPAPGADAASLRDGALHFPPRGAAYAILG, via the coding sequence ATGAGCGGACAGCAATGGTGGCGCGGCGCGGTGATCTACCAGGTCTACCCGCGCAGCTTCCTCGACACGGATGGCGATGGCGTCGGCGACTTGCCGGGCATCGTCGACCGCCTCGACTACATCGCTTCGCTCGGCGTGGACGCGATCTGGATCTCGCCGTTCTTCAAGTCGCCGATGGCCGACTTCGGCTACGACATCGCCGACTACCGCGACGTGGATCCGCTGTTCGGCACGCTCGAAGACTTCGACCGCCTGCTGCGCGAGGCGCATGCGCGCGGGCTGAAGGTGATGGTCGACCAGGTGCCCAGCCATTGCTCGATCGAGCATCCGTGGTTCGTGGAAAGCCGGCAGGACCGCGACAACCCGAAGGCCGACTGGTTCGTGTGGGCCGATGCCAGGCCCGATGGCAGCCCGCCCAACAACTGGCTGTCGATCTTCGGCGGCGTGGCCTGGACCTGGGATCCGCGCCGGCGCCAGTACTACCTGCACAATTTCCTCAGTTCGCAGCCGCAGCTCAACTTCCACTCGGCGGAGGTGCGCGCCGCGCAGCTCGACAACCTGCGTTTCTGGCTGGAACGCGGCATGGACGGCTTCCGCCTGGATTCGATCAACTTCCCGTTCCACGACGCGCAGCTGCGCGACAACCCGGCCAAGCCGATGGAACTGCGCCAGGGGCGCGGCTTCAGTCCCGACAATCCCTACGCATTCCAGTACCACACCTACAACAACACCCGCCCCGAGAACCTCGCCTTCCTCGAGGACGTGCGCCGCTTGATGGACGGCTATGCGGACGTCGCCGCGCTGGGCGAGATTTCCTCCGACGATTCGCTGGCGACCATGGTCGAATACGTGCAGCCGCACCGGCTGCACATGGGCTACAGCTTCGAGCTGCTGACCGACGACGGTTCGGCCGCGCACATCCGCGGCACGGTCGAGGCGCTGGAATCGAAATTGCAGGACGGCTGGCCGTGCTGGGCGATCTCCAACCACGACGTGCAGCGCGCGGTGACGCGCTGGGGCAACGGCGAGGCCGGCGATGCGCATGCGAAGCAGCTGGTCGCGCTGGTCTGCTCGTTGCGCGGATCGGTCTGCCTCTACCAGGGCGAGGAACTCGGCCTGCCCGAGGCCGACGTCCCGTACGAGGCGCTGCAGGATCCCTACGGCAAGGCGTTCTGGCCGAACTTCAAGGGCCGCGACGGTTGCCGCACGCCGATGCCCTGGAGCGACCGCGCGCAGGCCGGCTTCAGCAGCGCCAAGCCGTGGTTGCCGGTGCCCGCGGCGCACATCGCGCGCAACGTGGCGGCCCAGTCGGCGAACCCGGCCTCGGTGCTGAACGCCGCGCGCGCGTTCCTGCACTGGCGCAAGTCGCAACCCGCGCTGGTCGAAGGCGCGATCCGCTTCCTCGACGCGCCGGCGCAGGTCCTCGCCTTCGTCCGCGAGCACGACGGCCAGCGCCTGCTGGTGGCCTTCAACCTCTCGCCGGATCCGGTCGCATGGACGGCTCCCGCCGGAATCGAACTGCTGCCGGCACCAGGCGCCGATGCGGCCAGCCTGCGCGACGGCGCGCTGCATTTCCCGCCACGCGGCGCCGCCTACGCCATCCTCGGGTGA
- a CDS encoding MFS transporter — protein MSRKPQLSFWQIWNMCFGFLGIQFGFALQNANVSRIFQTLGAEMDSLPGLWIAAPLTGLVVQPIIGYMSDRTWTGLGRRRPYFLAGAVLASLALLFMPDSPSLWIAAGTLWVLDASINVSMEPFRAFVGDQLPVSQRAKGYAMQSFFIGVGSVVASMLPWMLEKFGVANTADAGQVPDTVRYAFYAGAGVLLGAIAWTVLRTREYPPETLHAYDEAAPLDRAPLDRARATRFGLLWLCIGAFGLAGVAWQGLPRELYLLGALLAAYGIALLALGMVGRDNGFSHVMHDIYAMPATMRRLAVVQFFSWFALFAMWIYTTATVTSVYYGTTDTASAAYNTGANWVGVLFAAYNGFAALAAIAIPFMASRLGLRKSHLVNVALGGLGLASLPFMPNEDWLILSMVGVGFAWASILSLPYALLSDSLPAQKMGVYMGIFNFFIVIPQLVAVATLGYILKHVFADDPSKILVMGGISMLVAGLCVLRVPEPAAHAA, from the coding sequence ATGAGTCGAAAGCCGCAACTGTCGTTCTGGCAGATCTGGAACATGTGCTTCGGCTTCCTCGGCATCCAGTTCGGCTTCGCCCTGCAGAACGCCAACGTCAGCCGCATCTTCCAGACCCTGGGCGCGGAGATGGATTCGCTGCCGGGGCTGTGGATCGCCGCGCCGCTGACCGGCCTGGTCGTGCAGCCGATCATCGGCTACATGTCCGACCGCACCTGGACCGGACTGGGCCGGCGCCGCCCGTATTTCCTCGCCGGCGCGGTGCTGGCCTCGCTCGCGCTGCTGTTCATGCCGGACTCGCCGAGCCTGTGGATCGCGGCAGGCACGTTATGGGTGCTGGATGCCTCGATCAACGTCTCGATGGAGCCGTTCCGCGCCTTCGTCGGCGACCAGTTGCCGGTCTCACAGCGCGCCAAGGGCTATGCGATGCAGAGCTTCTTCATCGGCGTCGGCTCGGTGGTCGCCAGCATGCTGCCGTGGATGCTCGAAAAATTCGGCGTGGCCAACACCGCCGATGCCGGACAGGTGCCGGACACCGTGCGCTACGCCTTCTATGCCGGTGCCGGCGTGCTGTTGGGCGCGATCGCGTGGACGGTGCTGCGCACCCGCGAATACCCGCCGGAAACCCTGCATGCCTACGACGAAGCCGCGCCGCTGGACCGCGCGCCGCTGGATCGCGCGCGCGCCACCCGCTTCGGCCTGCTGTGGCTGTGCATCGGCGCGTTCGGCCTGGCCGGCGTTGCCTGGCAAGGCCTGCCGCGCGAGCTGTACCTGCTCGGCGCCTTGCTCGCGGCATACGGCATCGCCCTGCTCGCGCTGGGCATGGTCGGCCGCGACAACGGCTTCTCGCACGTGATGCACGACATCTACGCGATGCCGGCCACCATGCGCCGGCTCGCGGTCGTGCAGTTCTTCTCGTGGTTCGCGCTGTTCGCGATGTGGATCTACACCACCGCCACCGTGACCTCGGTCTACTACGGCACCACCGACACCGCATCGGCGGCGTACAACACCGGCGCCAACTGGGTCGGCGTGCTGTTCGCCGCCTACAACGGCTTCGCCGCGCTCGCCGCCATCGCGATCCCGTTCATGGCCAGCCGCCTCGGCCTGCGCAAGAGCCACCTGGTCAACGTCGCGCTGGGCGGGCTTGGCCTGGCCTCGCTGCCGTTCATGCCGAACGAGGACTGGCTGATCCTGTCGATGGTCGGCGTCGGCTTCGCCTGGGCCTCGATCCTGTCGCTGCCGTATGCGCTGCTGTCCGACAGCCTGCCCGCGCAGAAGATGGGCGTGTACATGGGCATCTTCAATTTCTTCATCGTCATCCCGCAGTTGGTCGCGGTGGCGACGCTGGGCTACATCCTCAAGCACGTGTTCGCCGACGACCCGTCGAAGATCCTGGTGATGGGCGGCATCAGCATGCTGGTGGCCGGCCTGTGCGTGCTGCGCGTGCCCGAGCCCGCCGCGCACGCGGCCTGA
- a CDS encoding glycoside hydrolase family 97 protein — MKGLRWGILLALALPGFVHAEQVAQATSPDGRIVVQLDLNGEGRLAYRVLRDGKPVVADSRLGFIFRNGRQILRGLQLDKQAARSADSTWEQPWGERRYVRDHYNELRASFVEKDHDRRRFDMVFRVFDDGVGFRYDIPAQPKLQEAQIVQELTEFAIARPATAWWIPAFEWNREEYLYQRTPLVEVGVAQTPITLRTDDGVHLSIHEAALVDYAGMNLMRDGRTLRAILTPGSPTPVVRKTPFATPWRTITISDNAGGLVESNLILNLNEPNKLGDVGWFKPAKYVGVWWSLHLDKQTWATGPKHGATTANTRRYIDFAAENGFRGVLVEGWNVGWDGDWFANGWDFDFRKPTPDYDLRGLAAYAKTKGVHLIGHHETGCAVSHYERQMDEAFALFDTLGIDAVKTGYVCDAGQIERQDVVNGPVLREWHEGQWMSNHHLRVVQDAAKHHVAINSHEPIKDTGLRRTYPNWVSREGARGQEFNAWGDPPNSPEHEVTLVYTRMLAGPMDYTPGVVSLTGKNGQEIGSTVARQLGLYIALYSPIQMAADLPEHYAQHADAFQFIKDVAVDWDESRMLAGEVGEYAVIARKQRGADAWFIGAVNDRNPRNVPLALDFLDPGKRYRAEIYRDGEGADWHGDARFRFVRESREVTRGDTLALWLAGGGGAAVRLVPIEG, encoded by the coding sequence ATGAAGGGATTGCGATGGGGCATCTTGCTGGCGTTGGCCTTGCCGGGTTTCGTGCATGCGGAACAGGTGGCGCAGGCGACGTCGCCGGACGGGCGGATCGTGGTCCAGCTGGACCTCAACGGCGAGGGGCGGCTGGCCTACCGCGTGCTGCGCGACGGCAAGCCGGTGGTCGCCGATTCGCGGCTCGGCTTCATCTTCCGCAATGGCCGGCAGATCCTGCGCGGGCTGCAACTGGACAAGCAGGCCGCGCGCAGCGCCGATAGCACCTGGGAACAACCCTGGGGCGAGCGCCGCTACGTGCGCGACCACTACAACGAGTTGCGCGCGAGCTTCGTCGAGAAGGACCACGACAGGCGCCGCTTCGACATGGTGTTCCGGGTGTTCGACGACGGCGTCGGCTTCCGCTACGACATCCCGGCCCAGCCGAAGCTGCAGGAAGCGCAGATCGTGCAGGAACTCACCGAGTTCGCGATCGCGCGGCCGGCCACCGCGTGGTGGATTCCCGCCTTCGAATGGAACCGCGAGGAATACCTCTACCAACGCACGCCGCTGGTCGAAGTGGGCGTGGCGCAGACGCCGATCACCTTGCGCACCGACGACGGCGTGCACCTCAGCATCCACGAGGCCGCGCTGGTCGATTACGCCGGCATGAACCTGATGCGCGACGGCCGCACCCTGCGCGCGATCCTCACCCCGGGCAGTCCGACTCCGGTGGTGCGCAAGACGCCGTTCGCCACGCCCTGGCGCACCATCACCATCAGCGACAACGCCGGCGGCCTGGTCGAATCCAACCTGATCCTCAACCTCAACGAGCCGAACAAGCTGGGCGACGTTGGCTGGTTCAAGCCGGCCAAGTACGTGGGCGTGTGGTGGTCGCTGCACCTGGACAAGCAGACCTGGGCGACCGGGCCGAAGCATGGCGCGACCACCGCGAACACCAGGCGTTACATCGATTTCGCCGCAGAAAACGGCTTCCGCGGCGTGCTGGTCGAAGGCTGGAACGTGGGCTGGGACGGCGACTGGTTCGCCAACGGCTGGGATTTCGACTTCCGCAAGCCGACGCCGGACTACGACCTGCGCGGCCTTGCGGCATACGCGAAAACCAAGGGCGTGCACCTGATCGGCCACCACGAGACCGGTTGCGCGGTCAGCCACTACGAGCGGCAGATGGACGAGGCGTTCGCCCTGTTCGACACGCTGGGCATCGACGCGGTCAAGACCGGCTACGTCTGCGATGCCGGGCAGATCGAGCGCCAAGATGTTGTGAACGGCCCGGTGCTGCGCGAATGGCACGAAGGCCAGTGGATGAGCAACCATCATCTGCGCGTGGTGCAGGACGCGGCGAAACACCATGTCGCGATCAATTCGCACGAGCCGATCAAGGACACCGGGCTGCGCCGCACCTACCCGAACTGGGTCTCGCGCGAAGGCGCGCGCGGGCAGGAGTTCAATGCCTGGGGCGATCCGCCGAATTCGCCGGAGCATGAAGTCACGCTGGTCTACACGCGCATGCTGGCCGGGCCGATGGACTACACCCCGGGCGTGGTCAGCCTGACCGGCAAGAACGGGCAGGAGATCGGCAGCACGGTGGCCCGGCAGCTGGGCCTGTACATCGCGCTGTACAGCCCGATCCAGATGGCCGCCGACCTGCCGGAGCACTACGCGCAGCATGCCGATGCCTTCCAGTTCATCAAGGACGTCGCGGTGGACTGGGATGAAAGCCGGATGCTGGCCGGCGAGGTCGGCGAGTACGCGGTGATCGCGCGCAAGCAGCGCGGCGCGGATGCCTGGTTCATCGGCGCGGTCAACGACCGCAATCCGCGCAACGTGCCGTTGGCGCTGGATTTCCTCGATCCCGGCAAGCGCTACCGCGCGGAGATCTACCGCGATGGCGAAGGCGCCGACTGGCATGGCGACGCGCGTTTCCGCTTCGTGCGCGAATCCCGCGAGGTGACGCGCGGCGACACGCTGGCCTTGTGGCTGGCTGGCGGCGGCGGTGCGGCGGTGCGGCTGGTCCCCATCGAGGGTTGA